From a region of the Lactuca sativa cultivar Salinas chromosome 4, Lsat_Salinas_v11, whole genome shotgun sequence genome:
- the LOC111877938 gene encoding actin-depolymerizing factor 5: MAMAFKMATTGMWVTDECKSSFMEMKWKKVHRYIVFKIDEKSKLVTVDKVGGAGEGYSDLEASLPGDDCRYAVFDFDFVTVDNCHKSKIFFIAWAPSASRIREKMLYATSKDGLRRVLDGIHYEVQATDPTEMGFDIIQDRAK; the protein is encoded by the exons ATGGCTATGGCTTTCAAGATG GCGACAACGGGAATGTGGGTGACGGATGAATGTAAGAGCTCGTTTATGGAGATGAAATGGAAGAAAGTTCATCGATACATAGTGTTTAAGATCGATGAGAAATCGAAATTGGTTACAGTTGATAAGGTTGGTGGCGCCGGAGAAGGCTATTCCGATCTTGAAGCTTCTCTTCCCGGCGACGACTGCCGTTACGCCGTCTTCGATTTTGATTTTGTCACCGTTGACAATTGCCATAAGAGCAAGATCTTCTTCATTGCATG GGCTCCAAGTGCTTCAAGAATAAGGGAAAAAATGTTATACGCAACATCAAAAGATGGATTAAGAAGAGTGTTGGATGGCATCCACTATGAAGTCCAAGCAACAGATCCAACTGAGATGGGATTTGATATCATTCAAGATAGAGCAAAATAA